One genomic region from Bacillus sp. SLBN-46 encodes:
- a CDS encoding VanW family protein, which translates to MGKLKRVISILLAGSFVLLVGCTDQPIKETKASEQQPKTKVEKKVEKKKEEEKPVFVSIIDPTTKATIKTFNPKELGFSTDLEKYKAEISKIARELARGTETTPGYDKRMILDKLDGKGQVIKGTPQTILDEDELIEKVIQSSVKGGNVEVPLYVTASGYKVEDAAHLGEVLVASYTTHFNSGVVGRTKNIALSAQAINNVILGVGDSFSFNTTVGPSDEAHGFQKAPEALEGKLVEGIGGGICQTSSTLFNAIDKLGVSYIEKHHHSLQVGYVPTGRDATVSYGGKDFRFKNTTGAPVILKAIVRKGALTVEVRTAKAYQDMIKKQM; encoded by the coding sequence ATGGGAAAACTCAAAAGGGTTATTTCAATTTTATTGGCTGGAAGTTTTGTGCTATTGGTCGGTTGTACAGATCAACCGATTAAAGAGACAAAGGCATCTGAACAACAACCGAAGACAAAAGTAGAGAAAAAAGTGGAAAAGAAAAAGGAAGAGGAAAAGCCGGTCTTTGTAAGTATCATTGATCCGACAACAAAAGCAACTATAAAAACTTTTAATCCGAAGGAATTAGGCTTTTCTACTGACCTTGAAAAGTATAAAGCAGAGATTTCAAAAATAGCTAGAGAATTAGCAAGGGGAACCGAAACAACCCCTGGTTATGATAAGAGAATGATTCTAGATAAGCTAGATGGAAAGGGCCAGGTTATAAAAGGGACACCACAAACCATTTTAGATGAGGATGAATTGATAGAAAAAGTGATTCAGTCTTCTGTAAAAGGTGGAAATGTTGAGGTGCCATTATATGTGACAGCAAGTGGATATAAGGTGGAAGATGCAGCCCATTTAGGGGAAGTCTTAGTCGCATCTTACACTACTCATTTTAATAGCGGTGTCGTTGGAAGAACGAAAAATATAGCTTTATCAGCACAAGCCATCAATAATGTCATTCTTGGTGTGGGGGACTCCTTCTCGTTTAATACGACGGTGGGCCCAAGTGATGAAGCGCACGGGTTTCAAAAGGCACCCGAAGCCTTAGAAGGGAAACTTGTTGAAGGTATAGGTGGGGGTATTTGTCAAACTTCATCCACCTTATTTAATGCCATTGACAAATTAGGTGTTAGTTACATCGAAAAGCACCATCATTCACTACAAGTAGGGTATGTTCCAACTGGAAGAGATGCGACAGTATCCTATGGAGGTAAAGATTTTAGATTTAAAAATACGACAGGTGCGCCAGTCATCTTGAAGGCTATTGTAAGAAAAGGAGCCTTAACTGTGGAAGTTAGGACCGCAAAAGCGTATCAAGACATGATAAAGAAACAAATGTAA
- a CDS encoding sigma 54-interacting transcriptional regulator — protein sequence MEKTKNDLLYLTRMYKRILDEVDVGVHAVDETGKTIIYNKKMMQMESMDIHDVMDKNLLDVFMFKDDQSSTLVKALQERKETSNVKQTYFNNKGREVTTINNTIPIYLDENLKGAVEIAKDVTKLERLIKGNLNRESTKYTFDSIIGTSPSILEVKESAKRATRTSSYVLIVGDTGTGKELFAQSIHNASGRLSAPFISQNCAALPDNLIESLLFGTKRGAFTGAVDTPGLFEQANGGTLLLDEINSLNLNLQAKLLRVLQEKTIRRIGDTKDTPIDVRVIANMNEDPIDAIANNRLRKDLYYRLGVVTIFVPPLKDRKEDIPLLVAHFIDKYNERFQMNVKGLSEEVHLSFLEYDWHGNVRELEHIIEAAMNIMMDEEVIMYSHLPYQYRSKMQLKERMMPLSTVDTFLKENSDVTIPLKDQMELFEKTYIEHVLKKNDFNISRAARSLGLSRQSLQYRMKKLSLDSK from the coding sequence ATGGAAAAAACAAAGAATGATTTACTCTATTTAACACGAATGTATAAACGAATATTAGACGAAGTGGATGTTGGAGTTCATGCAGTTGACGAAACCGGAAAAACGATTATCTATAATAAAAAAATGATGCAAATGGAATCGATGGACATTCATGATGTAATGGATAAAAACCTACTCGATGTCTTTATGTTTAAGGATGACCAATCTAGTACTCTTGTAAAAGCACTTCAGGAGAGGAAAGAAACAAGTAACGTAAAGCAAACTTATTTTAATAACAAGGGCCGAGAAGTTACTACGATCAACAATACTATTCCTATTTATTTAGATGAGAATCTTAAGGGTGCAGTTGAAATTGCAAAGGATGTTACTAAACTTGAACGGCTAATTAAAGGTAATTTGAATAGGGAGTCAACAAAATATACATTTGATTCCATTATAGGAACTAGTCCCTCTATTTTAGAGGTTAAGGAATCTGCTAAACGTGCGACTCGGACCTCTTCTTATGTATTAATTGTCGGTGATACTGGTACTGGAAAAGAACTTTTTGCTCAAAGCATACATAATGCCAGCGGGCGGTTATCTGCTCCTTTTATTTCACAAAATTGTGCTGCACTGCCTGATAACTTAATTGAAAGTCTCCTTTTCGGTACAAAGCGGGGAGCATTCACGGGTGCAGTCGACACACCCGGATTATTTGAACAAGCTAATGGTGGAACCTTGTTGCTTGATGAAATTAATTCATTAAATTTAAATCTTCAGGCGAAATTACTCCGGGTTCTTCAGGAAAAAACAATAAGGAGAATTGGCGATACGAAGGATACACCAATCGATGTTAGGGTTATTGCGAACATGAATGAGGATCCGATTGATGCTATTGCCAATAACCGATTGCGAAAAGACTTATATTATCGGCTCGGTGTCGTAACAATCTTTGTCCCTCCATTAAAGGATCGAAAAGAGGATATTCCATTATTGGTCGCTCATTTTATTGATAAATATAATGAGCGCTTTCAAATGAATGTAAAAGGTTTATCGGAGGAAGTCCATTTGTCTTTCCTTGAATATGATTGGCACGGGAATGTTCGTGAGCTTGAGCACATTATTGAAGCAGCCATGAACATAATGATGGATGAGGAAGTTATCATGTACTCCCATTTACCTTACCAATATCGTAGCAAAATGCAGTTGAAAGAGAGAATGATGCCATTATCCACTGTTGATACATTCCTAAAGGAAAATTCAGACGTAACTATACCTCTAAAAGACCAAATGGAGTTATTTGAAAAAACCTATATTGAGCATGTCCTAAAGAAAAATGATTTTAATATTTCAAGAGCAGCTAGGTCTCTTGGATTGAGCCGTCAAAGCCTACAATATAGGATGAAGAAATTGAGTTTAGATAGTAAATAG
- the aspA gene encoding aspartate ammonia-lyase, whose product MTADKKRVEQDFLGKKDIPADAYYGIQTLRAVENFPITGYRIHEELIKALAMVKKAAAIANMNTKRLYSGLGEVISQAADEVIEGKWNDQFIVDPIQGGAGTSMNMNANEVIANRALELLGHEKGAYNHLSPNTHVNMSQSTNDVFPTAIHIATLKMLEKLLETMKEMNKVFKTKAKQFENVIKMGRTHLQDAVPIRLGQEFEAYSRVLERDINRIHQSRANLYEVNMGATAVGTGLNADPTYIKDVVIQLAGISGLPLVNAEHLVDATQNTDAYTEVSAALKVCMMNMSKIANDLRLMASGPRAGLAEISLPARQPGSSIMPGKVNPVMPELINQIAFQVIGNDHTICLASEAGQLELNVMEPVLVFNLLQSISIMNNGFASFTEHCLKGIEANEARMKEYVEKSVGIITAVNPHLGYEIAARIAREATISGKSVRELCLQHDVLTEEELDLILDIYEMTKPGIAGAALLERD is encoded by the coding sequence ATGACAGCGGACAAAAAAAGAGTAGAACAAGACTTCTTAGGGAAAAAAGACATACCAGCTGATGCTTATTACGGAATTCAAACACTTAGGGCGGTAGAAAATTTCCCTATAACTGGCTACCGCATTCATGAAGAACTCATTAAAGCGTTAGCGATGGTTAAGAAAGCGGCTGCAATCGCCAATATGAATACGAAACGGTTGTATAGTGGACTAGGAGAGGTTATTAGTCAGGCAGCCGATGAAGTCATTGAGGGCAAATGGAATGATCAATTTATCGTGGACCCAATCCAAGGGGGAGCAGGGACATCGATGAATATGAATGCAAATGAAGTCATTGCCAATAGGGCACTAGAGTTACTAGGACATGAAAAGGGAGCTTATAACCATTTAAGTCCAAACACTCATGTGAATATGTCTCAATCGACTAATGATGTTTTCCCTACCGCCATTCATATAGCTACACTAAAAATGCTTGAAAAGTTACTTGAAACGATGAAAGAAATGAACAAGGTTTTCAAGACAAAAGCAAAGCAGTTTGAAAATGTCATAAAAATGGGACGGACCCATCTTCAAGATGCAGTTCCGATTCGTCTCGGACAAGAATTTGAGGCATATAGCAGAGTATTGGAAAGAGATATAAACCGTATTCATCAATCAAGGGCTAATTTATATGAGGTGAATATGGGAGCAACAGCAGTTGGAACGGGTTTAAATGCTGATCCAACATACATTAAAGATGTTGTCATTCAACTTGCTGGAATTAGTGGACTGCCATTGGTTAATGCTGAACACTTAGTGGATGCTACCCAAAACACGGATGCCTATACAGAGGTGTCAGCAGCATTAAAAGTATGTATGATGAATATGTCGAAAATAGCAAACGATCTTCGCTTAATGGCTTCTGGCCCCCGTGCAGGATTAGCAGAGATTTCACTTCCAGCTCGTCAACCGGGATCATCTATCATGCCTGGGAAGGTAAATCCAGTTATGCCAGAGCTGATTAATCAAATTGCCTTTCAGGTAATTGGGAATGACCATACCATCTGTCTAGCTTCTGAAGCAGGACAACTCGAATTAAATGTAATGGAACCCGTCTTGGTGTTTAATTTGCTCCAATCCATCAGTATCATGAATAATGGTTTCGCTTCCTTTACTGAACATTGTTTAAAGGGAATTGAAGCAAATGAAGCCCGCATGAAAGAATATGTAGAAAAGAGTGTAGGAATCATTACTGCGGTTAATCCTCATTTAGGATATGAAATCGCTGCTCGTATTGCTAGAGAAGCTACTATTAGTGGTAAATCAGTTCGAGAACTTTGTTTACAGCATGATGTGTTAACGGAAGAGGAACTGGATCTCATTTTAGATATTTATGAAATGACAAAGCCTGGGATTGCAGGGGCAGCACTTTTAGAACGAGACTAA
- a CDS encoding MarR family transcriptional regulator: MNEQSLEMIELELAILIRRSTSISSHKRLGTLDRSAYLLLRRIANRGAAGVKVLAGEFQLDISTISRQAAALEQKGYLYRIPDPLDGRAYSLQITELGTKVYKEHKQARLERLEEVINDWSEEERKVFGQLLKKFNHSFI; the protein is encoded by the coding sequence AAATGATTGAACTGGAATTGGCTATCTTAATTCGACGTTCAACCTCTATTTCAAGTCATAAAAGACTTGGTACTCTTGATCGCTCTGCCTATCTATTATTGAGGAGAATCGCTAATAGAGGAGCTGCAGGTGTGAAAGTACTAGCAGGTGAATTTCAGCTTGATATCTCCACCATCAGTAGACAAGCAGCTGCTTTAGAGCAAAAAGGGTATTTGTATCGTATACCTGATCCTTTAGACGGCAGGGCCTATTCACTTCAAATTACCGAACTGGGAACTAAGGTTTATAAGGAGCATAAGCAAGCGCGGTTGGAGAGATTAGAAGAAGTGATAAATGATTGGTCAGAAGAGGAACGTAAAGTCTTTGGTCAGTTACTAAAAAAATTCAATCACTCTTTCATATAG